The following are encoded in a window of Oncorhynchus keta strain PuntledgeMale-10-30-2019 chromosome 10, Oket_V2, whole genome shotgun sequence genomic DNA:
- the LOC118389447 gene encoding tumor necrosis factor receptor superfamily member 1B-like produces the protein MMILSGFWILIYLCVFTCKGFLNAVEATFECKKGEMIRRRKGRFCDPCPERQYQAGPNRSQRCEPCTDCIENSELISECTKTSNAICQCRTGFIRRNDESSLCKCAKGSELDTSGLICRECKEGSFSTKMDSKCVKWRECRRGVRIPGSVTSDVTCNENSEPEGKTLSSTHTTSPSGSIQTFSKSLIQSQRSSPHPDVPTLTPASTIKVTKSPKFSTADFGQVMTLMGIVLLLTFLLTTVTCKLITIPCIKNHKKPAVRKSHDSMCQRPVEESGDSSFSSLVKQPSLGEP, from the exons ATGATGATCCTGTCTGGATTTTGGATACTCATCTATTTATGTGTATTCACTTGTAAAGGATTTTTAAATGCAGTGGAGGCAACTTTCGAATGTAAAAAAG GTGAGATGATACGTAGACGGAAAGGAAGATTTTGTGACCCATGCCCTGAAAGGCAATACCAGGCAGGACCAAATCGCTCTCAGCGATGTGAACCCTGCACCGACTGCATTGAGA ACAGTGAATTGATATCAGAGTGCACGAAGACTTCCAATGCTATATGTCAGTGTCGTACAGGATTCATTAGAAGGAACGATGAGTCTTCGTTATGCAAGTGTGCCAAGGGGTCTGAGCTGGATACATCAG GATTAATATGCCGTGAATGTAAGGAGGGATCCTTTTCCACCAAAATGGACTCTAAATGTGTGAAATGGCGAGA GTGTAGGAGGGGAGTGAGGATTCCGGGCAGTGTGACATCAGATGTGACCTGTAATGAGAATTCAGAGCCAGAGGGGAAGAccctctcctccacacacaccacTTCCCCATCTGGCTCCATCCAGACCTTTTCTAAGTCATTGATCCAGAGCCAAAGGTCATCCCCTCATCCTGATGTCCCCACCTTAACACCAGCCTCCACTATCAAGGTGACCAAAAGTCCCAAGTTCTCAACAGCAGACTTTGGCCAAG TAATGACACTCATGGGAATTGTCCTGCTGCTTACTTTTCTACTGACCACTGTGACCTGCAAACTGATCACCATTCCTTGCATCAAGAACCACAAGAAGCCAGCTGTCAGAAAAT CTCATGACTCAATGTGCCAGAGGCCAGTTGAAGAAAGTGGAGACAGCAGTTTCTCTTCCCTGGTAAAACAACCAAGTTTGGGGGAGCCATGA